In a single window of the Anguilla rostrata isolate EN2019 chromosome 4, ASM1855537v3, whole genome shotgun sequence genome:
- the cpne3 gene encoding copine-3 isoform X3, which yields MCPPDEQCFRPVVGRTERVQNCLAPKFAKKFLIDYYFELMQKLKFAVYDIDNKTIDLGDDDFLGELECTLGQVVSTRKLTRPLVLKNKKPAGKGTITICAEEIKDNRVANFEVEARKLDNKDFFGKSDPYLEFYKQTETGWQLAHRTEVVNNNLNPTWKPFRIPLQSLCGGDMDKPIKVECYDYDNDGSHDLIGNFETNMTRLQEAKHGSPAEFECVNSKKKQKKKNYKNSGVVSVKQCQVVKEYTFLDYIMGGCQINFTVGVDFTGSNGDPRSPDSLHYISPNGVNEYLTAIWSVGQVIQDYDSDKMFPAFGFGAQVPPTWQVSHEFPLNFNPSNPFCKGIEGVVEAYRACLPQVKLYGPTNFSPIINHMAQFATQALQQTTASQYFVLLIITDGVITDLDQTRSAIVNASRLPMSIIIVGVGGADFSAMEFLDGDNGHLRAPTGEVAVRDIVQFVPFRNFQNSPKEALAQSVLAEIPGQVVNFFNMLKLSPPNNPAQKAPGQSGQS from the exons ATGTGTCCTCCTGATGAGCAATGCTTCAGACCAGTG GTGGGTCGCACTGAGAGGGTCCAGAATTGTCTTGCGCCAAAGTTTGCCAAGAAATTCCTCATCGATTACTACTTCGAGCTGATGCAGAAGCTGAAGTTCGCGGTGTATGACATCGACAACAAGACGATCGACCTCGGCGATGACGACTTCCTGGGAGAGCTGGAGTGCACCCTGGGACAG GTTGTGTCCACTAGGAAGCTAACCCGACCCCTGGTTCTGAAGAACAAGAAACCTGCGGGGAAAGGCACCATCACA ATCTGTGCTGAGGAAATAAAGGACAACAGGGTGGCGAATTTTGAGGTGGAGGCAAGGAAATTGGACAATAAG GACTTTTTTGGGAAGTCTGACCCATATCTGGAGTTCTAcaagcagacagagacaggatgGCAGCTTGCCCACAGGACAGAG GTGGTGAATAACAACCTGAACCCCACCTGGAAGCCTTTCAGGATCCCGCTGCAGTCCCTCTGTGGGGGCGACATGGACAAGCCCATTAAG GTGGAGTGTTATGACTACGACAACGacgggtcacatgacctcatcGGGAACTTCGAGACCAACATGACGCGCCTACAGGAAGCCAAGCATGGCTCGCCA gctgagtttgagtgtgtgaacagcaagaagaagcagaagaagaagaattacaAAAACTCGGGCGTGGTCAGCGTGAAGCAGTGCCAG gtgGTGAAGGAGTACACTTTCCTGGACTACATAATGGGCGGATGCCAAATCAACTTCACT gtGGGGGTGGACTTCACAGGCTCAAACGGGGACCCACGGTCACCTGACTCTCTGCACTACATCAGTCCCAATGGGGTGAATGAGTACCTCACTGCCATCTGGTCAGTCGGACAGGTGATACAGGACTATGACAG TGACAAAATGTTCCCTGCATTTGGATTTGGAGCACAGGTTCCCCCAACATGGCAG GTCTCCCACGAGTTCCCTCTGAACTTCAATCCCAGCAACCCCTTCTGCAAAG gaaTTGAGGGTGTGGTGGAGGCCTACCGTGCGTGCTTGCCCCAGGTCAAGCTCTACGGACCCACAAACTTCTCCCCCATCATCAACCACATGGCCCAATTCGCTACTCAAGCGCTGCAGCAGACCACCGCCTCT caaTATTTCGTCCTCCTCATCATCACGGACGGCGTGATCACCGACCTGGATCAGACGCGCAGCGCCATCGTCAACGCCTCCCGCCTGCCCATGTCCATCATCATCgtcggggtgggcggggccgactTCAGCGCCATGGAGTTCCTGGACGGGGACAACGGGCACCTGCGCGCGCCCACGGGCGAAGTCGCCGTGCGCGACATCGTGCAGTTCGTGCCCTTCAGAAACTTCCAGAAC agtcCGAAGGAAGCTCTGGCTCAGTCCGTATTGGCTGAAATCCCAGGTCAGGTGGTCAACTTTTTCAACATGCTCAAACTGAGCCCGCCCAACAATCCCGCCCAAAAGGCTCCTGGCCAATCAGGTCAGAGCTGA
- the cpne3 gene encoding copine-3 isoform X1 has protein sequence MAQCVTKVELTVSCENLLDKDVGSKSDPLCVLLMSNASDQWYEVGRTERVQNCLAPKFAKKFLIDYYFELMQKLKFAVYDIDNKTIDLGDDDFLGELECTLGQVVSTRKLTRPLVLKNKKPAGKGTITICAEEIKDNRVANFEVEARKLDNKDFFGKSDPYLEFYKQTETGWQLAHRTEVVNNNLNPTWKPFRIPLQSLCGGDMDKPIKVECYDYDNDGSHDLIGNFETNMTRLQEAKHGSPAEFECVNSKKKQKKKNYKNSGVVSVKQCQVVKEYTFLDYIMGGCQINFTVGVDFTGSNGDPRSPDSLHYISPNGVNEYLTAIWSVGQVIQDYDSDKMFPAFGFGAQVPPTWQVSHEFPLNFNPSNPFCKGIEGVVEAYRACLPQVKLYGPTNFSPIINHMAQFATQALQQTTASQYFVLLIITDGVITDLDQTRSAIVNASRLPMSIIIVGVGGADFSAMEFLDGDNGHLRAPTGEVAVRDIVQFVPFRNFQNSPKEALAQSVLAEIPGQVVNFFNMLKLSPPNNPAQKAPGQSGQS, from the exons ATGGCTCAGTGTGTGACCAAGGTGGAGCTGACGGTGTCCTGTGAGAACCTCCTGGACAAGGATGTGGGCTCCAAGTCCGACCCATTATGTGTCCTCCTGATGAGCAATGCTTCAGACCAGTGGTACGAG GTGGGTCGCACTGAGAGGGTCCAGAATTGTCTTGCGCCAAAGTTTGCCAAGAAATTCCTCATCGATTACTACTTCGAGCTGATGCAGAAGCTGAAGTTCGCGGTGTATGACATCGACAACAAGACGATCGACCTCGGCGATGACGACTTCCTGGGAGAGCTGGAGTGCACCCTGGGACAG GTTGTGTCCACTAGGAAGCTAACCCGACCCCTGGTTCTGAAGAACAAGAAACCTGCGGGGAAAGGCACCATCACA ATCTGTGCTGAGGAAATAAAGGACAACAGGGTGGCGAATTTTGAGGTGGAGGCAAGGAAATTGGACAATAAG GACTTTTTTGGGAAGTCTGACCCATATCTGGAGTTCTAcaagcagacagagacaggatgGCAGCTTGCCCACAGGACAGAG GTGGTGAATAACAACCTGAACCCCACCTGGAAGCCTTTCAGGATCCCGCTGCAGTCCCTCTGTGGGGGCGACATGGACAAGCCCATTAAG GTGGAGTGTTATGACTACGACAACGacgggtcacatgacctcatcGGGAACTTCGAGACCAACATGACGCGCCTACAGGAAGCCAAGCATGGCTCGCCA gctgagtttgagtgtgtgaacagcaagaagaagcagaagaagaagaattacaAAAACTCGGGCGTGGTCAGCGTGAAGCAGTGCCAG gtgGTGAAGGAGTACACTTTCCTGGACTACATAATGGGCGGATGCCAAATCAACTTCACT gtGGGGGTGGACTTCACAGGCTCAAACGGGGACCCACGGTCACCTGACTCTCTGCACTACATCAGTCCCAATGGGGTGAATGAGTACCTCACTGCCATCTGGTCAGTCGGACAGGTGATACAGGACTATGACAG TGACAAAATGTTCCCTGCATTTGGATTTGGAGCACAGGTTCCCCCAACATGGCAG GTCTCCCACGAGTTCCCTCTGAACTTCAATCCCAGCAACCCCTTCTGCAAAG gaaTTGAGGGTGTGGTGGAGGCCTACCGTGCGTGCTTGCCCCAGGTCAAGCTCTACGGACCCACAAACTTCTCCCCCATCATCAACCACATGGCCCAATTCGCTACTCAAGCGCTGCAGCAGACCACCGCCTCT caaTATTTCGTCCTCCTCATCATCACGGACGGCGTGATCACCGACCTGGATCAGACGCGCAGCGCCATCGTCAACGCCTCCCGCCTGCCCATGTCCATCATCATCgtcggggtgggcggggccgactTCAGCGCCATGGAGTTCCTGGACGGGGACAACGGGCACCTGCGCGCGCCCACGGGCGAAGTCGCCGTGCGCGACATCGTGCAGTTCGTGCCCTTCAGAAACTTCCAGAAC agtcCGAAGGAAGCTCTGGCTCAGTCCGTATTGGCTGAAATCCCAGGTCAGGTGGTCAACTTTTTCAACATGCTCAAACTGAGCCCGCCCAACAATCCCGCCCAAAAGGCTCCTGGCCAATCAGGTCAGAGCTGA
- the cpne3 gene encoding copine-3 isoform X2 — MAQCVTKVELTVSCENLLDKDVGSKSDPLCVLLMSNASDQWYEVGRTERVQNCLAPKFAKKFLIDYYFELMQKLKFAVYDIDNKTIDLGDDDFLGELECTLGQVVSTRKLTRPLVLKNKKPAGKGTITICAEEIKDNRVANFEVEARKLDNKDFFGKSDPYLEFYKQTETGWQLAHRTEVVNNNLNPTWKPFRIPLQSLCGGDMDKPIKVECYDYDNDGSHDLIGNFETNMTRLQEAKHGSPAEFECVNSKKKQKKKNYKNSGVVSVKQCQVVKEYTFLDYIMGGCQINFTVGVDFTGSNGDPRSPDSLHYISPNGVNEYLTAIWSVGQVIQDYDSDKMFPAFGFGAQVPPTWQVSHEFPLNFNPSNPFCKGIEGVVEAYRACLPQVKLYGPTNFSPIINHMAQFATQALQQTTASQYFVLLIITDGVITDLDQTRSAIVNASRLPMSIIIVGVGGADFSAMEFLDGDNGHLRAPTGEVAVRDIVQFVPFRNFQNAPPQALAQSVLAELPQQVSSFFSLYRLKPPRDPESKPAAQ; from the exons ATGGCTCAGTGTGTGACCAAGGTGGAGCTGACGGTGTCCTGTGAGAACCTCCTGGACAAGGATGTGGGCTCCAAGTCCGACCCATTATGTGTCCTCCTGATGAGCAATGCTTCAGACCAGTGGTACGAG GTGGGTCGCACTGAGAGGGTCCAGAATTGTCTTGCGCCAAAGTTTGCCAAGAAATTCCTCATCGATTACTACTTCGAGCTGATGCAGAAGCTGAAGTTCGCGGTGTATGACATCGACAACAAGACGATCGACCTCGGCGATGACGACTTCCTGGGAGAGCTGGAGTGCACCCTGGGACAG GTTGTGTCCACTAGGAAGCTAACCCGACCCCTGGTTCTGAAGAACAAGAAACCTGCGGGGAAAGGCACCATCACA ATCTGTGCTGAGGAAATAAAGGACAACAGGGTGGCGAATTTTGAGGTGGAGGCAAGGAAATTGGACAATAAG GACTTTTTTGGGAAGTCTGACCCATATCTGGAGTTCTAcaagcagacagagacaggatgGCAGCTTGCCCACAGGACAGAG GTGGTGAATAACAACCTGAACCCCACCTGGAAGCCTTTCAGGATCCCGCTGCAGTCCCTCTGTGGGGGCGACATGGACAAGCCCATTAAG GTGGAGTGTTATGACTACGACAACGacgggtcacatgacctcatcGGGAACTTCGAGACCAACATGACGCGCCTACAGGAAGCCAAGCATGGCTCGCCA gctgagtttgagtgtgtgaacagcaagaagaagcagaagaagaagaattacaAAAACTCGGGCGTGGTCAGCGTGAAGCAGTGCCAG gtgGTGAAGGAGTACACTTTCCTGGACTACATAATGGGCGGATGCCAAATCAACTTCACT gtGGGGGTGGACTTCACAGGCTCAAACGGGGACCCACGGTCACCTGACTCTCTGCACTACATCAGTCCCAATGGGGTGAATGAGTACCTCACTGCCATCTGGTCAGTCGGACAGGTGATACAGGACTATGACAG TGACAAAATGTTCCCTGCATTTGGATTTGGAGCACAGGTTCCCCCAACATGGCAG GTCTCCCACGAGTTCCCTCTGAACTTCAATCCCAGCAACCCCTTCTGCAAAG gaaTTGAGGGTGTGGTGGAGGCCTACCGTGCGTGCTTGCCCCAGGTCAAGCTCTACGGACCCACAAACTTCTCCCCCATCATCAACCACATGGCCCAATTCGCTACTCAAGCGCTGCAGCAGACCACCGCCTCT caaTATTTCGTCCTCCTCATCATCACGGACGGCGTGATCACCGACCTGGATCAGACGCGCAGCGCCATCGTCAACGCCTCCCGCCTGCCCATGTCCATCATCATCgtcggggtgggcggggccgactTCAGCGCCATGGAGTTCCTGGACGGGGACAACGGGCACCTGCGCGCGCCCACGGGCGAAGTCGCCGTGCGCGACATCGTGCAGTTCGTGCCCTTCAGAAACTTCCAGAAC GCTCCCCCCCAGGCCTTGGCCCAGTCCGTGTTGGCCGAGCTGCCGCAGCAGGTGTCCTCCTTCTTCAGCCTATACCGGCTGAAACCGCCCCGCGACCCCGAGTCCAAGCCCGCCGCTCAGTAG
- the LOC135253892 gene encoding LOW QUALITY PROTEIN: histone-lysine N-methyltransferase PRDM9-like (The sequence of the model RefSeq protein was modified relative to this genomic sequence to represent the inferred CDS: inserted 1 base in 1 codon) yields MTSCEEENFEELKVYFSKTEWTNLQKCEKLRYKNIKRNHEAMLALGLYSPTPAFMKSGRPRTDRPVDFAEQSDSEDEEWRPGLLRKPASRSFSSQIRRPSQHGAPSGASQSSAVAQDRSGAALLPETQTESPASGLCHTQGVKNVTCPSNDGDNGFHGSPVEKQRGASKRSSRSSKQANTGLLKKESLKLPTEQQRLYVRGDKLRSTRSVRYTEEEEPRDEDYLYCDECQSFFTDECQVHGPPAFILDAPAPMGSPDRARLTLPPGLEVRVSSIPGAGLGVFNQERTVARGVHYGPYEGDLTDKDVAVDSGYSWMIYRSKRCVEYIDARRETHSNWMRYVNCARNEEEQNLVAFQYRGSILYRCFKPILPGQELLVWYGEDYAKDLDITFSYLWSNKCSSKGGEVVPSQFFPCTQCSLSYTAEHYLHKHIKRSHPEEYVRLLRAGSVTSESLQPSGSFHRLCAPCHTVPGTAQLLTPKQLDTGSMNAHTCSQCGKSFSAGSDLKQHQRTHTGERPYHCAQCGKSFSQKGNLKLHKRTHTGERPYHCAQCGKSFSREGNLKLHQRTHTGERPYHCAQCGKSFSLEGDLKRHQRTHTGERPYHCAQCGKGFSREGNLKRHQRTHTGERPYHCAQCGKSFTQXRDLKRHQRTHTGERPYHCAQCGKSFNLEGDLKRHQRTHTGERPYHCAQCGKSFSLEGDLKRHQRTHTGERPYHCDQRGKSFSLEGDLKRHQRTHTGERPYHCAQCGKSFSYSCDLKKHQQTHRTAESSAPVLEHGVRRM; encoded by the exons ATGACTTCGTGTGAAGAG GAGAATTTTGAGGAGCTCAAAGTGTACTTCTCGAAGACCGAGTGGACCAATCTGCAAAAATGTGAGAAATTGCGCTACAAGAACATCAAGAGGAACCACGAAGCTATGTTAGCATTAG gGCTCTATTCCCCTACTCCGGCTTTCATGAAGTCGGGTCGACCGCGGACGGACAGGCCAGTAGACTTTGCTGAACAAAGCGATTCTGAAGATGAGGAGTGGAGGCCTGGCCTGCTGAGGAAGCCTG CGTCCAGGAGCTTCAGTTCCCAAATCAGGAGACCCAGTCAGCATGGCGCCCCCTCTGGGGCTTCACAGAGCAGTGCGGTGGCACAGGACAGGAGCGGGGCGGCCTTGCTGCCTGAAACCCAGACAGAGTCTCCAGCATCCGGACTGTGCCACACACAG GGGGTGAAGAATGTTACCTGCCCCAGCAATGATGGCGACAATGGTTTCCATGGCTCCCCTGTTGAGAAGCAGAGGGGGGCGTCCAAACGGAGCTCCAGGAGCTCCAAACAAGCAAATACTG GACTACTGAAGAAAGAGAGTCTGAAATTGCCGACTGAGCAGCAAAGGCTTTATGTCCGCGGTGACAAGCTGCGCAGCACGCGGAGCGTGCGCTACACCGAGGAAGAGGAGCCCAGAGACGAAGATTATCTCT ACTGTGACGAGTGCCAGTCCTTCTTCACTGATGAATGTCAGGTGCACGGCCCCCCCGCGTTCATTTTGGACGCCCCTGCACCCATGGGCAGCCCTGACAGGGCCCGGCTTACCCTGCCCCCCGGTTTGGAGGTCCGAGTCTCCAGCATCCCTGGAGCAGGCCTGGGGGTGTTTAACCAGGAGCGGACGGTGGCCAGAGGGGTGCACTATGGACCGTACGAGGGAGACCTGACCGATAAAGATGTAGCCGTTGACAGCGGTTACTCCTGGATG ATCTACAGGAGCAAGCGCTGTGTTGAGTACATTGACGCCAGGAGAGAAACTCACTCCAACTGGATGAG GTATGTGAACTGCGCTCGGAATGAAGAGGAGCAGAATCTCGTGGCGTTCCAGTACCGAGGCTCTATTCTGTACCGCTGCTTCAAGCCCATTCTGCCAGGCCAGGAGCTGCTGGTGTGGTATGGGGAGGACTACGCCAAGGACCTGGACATCACCTTCAGCTACCTATGGAGCAACAAGTGCTCTTCTAAAG GGGGTGAGGTTGTGCCGTCTCAGTTCTTCCCCTGTACTCAGTGCTCGCTCTCCTACACAGCAGAGCACtacctgcacaaacacatcaaGAGATCTCACCCTGAGGAGTACGTGAGACTGCTCAGAGCTGGATCAGTCACATCAGAGAGTCTCCAGCCTTCCGGCAGCTTCCATAGGCTCTGTGCACCCTGTCATACTGTCCCAGGTACAGCTCAGCTCCTCACTCCAAAACAGTTAGATACTGGCagcatgaacgcacacacatgctcccagtgtgggaagagtttcaGTGCAGGGAGCGATCTTAAACAACACCAGCGCACTCACACAGGGGAGAGACCGTACCACTGtgcccagtgtgggaagagtttcaGTCAGAAGGGAAACCTTAAACTACACAAGCGCACTCACACAGGGGAGAGGCCGTACCACTGtgcccagtgtgggaagagtttcaGTCGGGAGGGAAACCTTAAACTACACCAGCGCACTCACACAGGGGAGAGGCCGTACCACTGtgcccagtgtgggaagagtttcaGTCTGGAGGGAGACCTTAAACGACACCAGCGCACTCACACAGGGGAGAGGCCGTACCACTGTGCCCAGTGTGGGAAGGGTTTCAGTCGGGAGGGAAACCTTAAACGACACCAGCGCACTCACACAGGGGAGAGGCCGTACCACTGtgcccagtgtgggaagagtttcaCTC GGAGAGACCTTAAACGACACCAGCGCACTCACACAGGGGAGAGGCCGTACCACTGtgcccagtgtgggaagagtttcaATCTGGAGGGAGACCTTAAACGACACCAGCGCACTCACACAGGGGAGAGGCCGTACCACTGtgcccagtgtgggaagagtttcaGTCTGGAGGGAGACCTTAAACGACACCAGCGCACTCACACAGGGGAGAGGCCGTACCACTGTGACCAGCGTGGGAAGAGTTTCAGTCTGGAGGGAGACCTTAAACGACACCAGCGCACTCACACAGGGGAGAGGCCGTACCACTGtgcccagtgtgggaagagtttcaGTTACTCCTGTGACCTAAAGAAACACCAGCAAACTCACAGAACTGCTGAATCAAGCGCACCTGTCCTTGAGCATGGGGTCAGGCGCATGTGA